The Paracoccus sp. SMMA_5_TC region TGGGCAGGCAGGTGCCCGACATCCGGCCACGCAGCGCGGCCATGATCGCCTGGCCTTCGGCGATGGTGGTGCGGAAATGGCCCGTGCCGCGGGCCAGGTCGCAGTGATGCAGGTAATAGGGCTTGACCCGGTTGCGGATCAGCGCCCGAAACAGACTTTCCAGTGTGGCGGCATCGGCATTGACGCCGCGCAGCAGCACCGTCTGCGACAACAGCGGGATGCCGGCATCGGCCAGTCGCGCCAGCGCCGCACAGGCATCGGCTGTCAGTTCCTGCGGATGGTTGGTGTGCAGCACCACCCAGACCGCCAGCCGCCCCGGCCGCAACGCGGCCAGCATCGCGCTGTCGATCCGGTGCGGCGCCACCACCGGCACACGGGTGTGAAAGCGCACCAGATCCAGATGCGTGATGTCCTGCAACCGCGCCATCAGCGCCGTGATGCGCCGGGCCGAAAGCACCATCGGATCGCCGCCGGTCAGGATAACCTCGTGAATGGCCGGGGTGCGGGCGATATAGTCCAGCGCCGCGCTCAGCTGTTCGGGGGGCAGGGTGCCTTCGTCGCCAACCACCTCACGTCGAAAACAGAACCGGCAATAGACCTCGCAATTGCGGGTCATGTGCAGGATCACCCGATCGGGATAGCGATGGGTCAGGCCGGGCACCGGGCTGTGCGGCAGGTCGCCGATCGGATCGGCCAGTTCCTCGGGGCGGATGTCCAGTTCGCGCGGGTCGGGGACGAATTGCGCGGCAATGCCGTCGCCGGCCGTCTGGATCGCCCCACGCATGGTGGCGGTGATACGGATGCGGAACTCGGACGCGACCTGTTCCAGCGCCTGCCGCTTGTCTGCGGGCGCAAGTCCGGCGGCGATAAGGTCAGGGACCGTGGTCAGGGCAGGGCGGTTCAAGCGGGCCTCGGGTCTGGCAAGGTCGGCCTTATCCACCGCCCGGGCCGCCATGGCAAGGGCATCACAGGCATCGGGCCAGTTGTTCCAACTGCTCTGCCGCCTTGCCCCAGCCGTCGTGGAAACCCATGGCTTCGTGTTCCAGCAGGGTTTGCCGGTCCCAGTGCATGGCGCGCGCGACATAGCGGGTGGTGCCGACGCCTTCGGGGCTCAGCCCGATATGGGCCACCATGAAGGCGCGGCCGGAGGGCACCCAACCCGGTTGCAGGGCGTCGGTAAAGACCAGCTGACGCTGCGGTTCGACCGCCAGCACCACGCCGGTGCTGGCATGTTCCTGCCCGTCGGGCCCGGTCATGACGGTGTAAAATTCGCCGCCGGGGCGCAGTTCCAGCCGCACGTCGGTCAGCCGCCATGGCGGCGGGCAGAACCAGTGCATCATTAGCGCCGGCTCTGTCCAGCATCGCCAGAGCAGATCGGGCGACACCCTCAGCACGCGTTCAAACGTCAGGACATGGGCGGGCGCGGCTGGCTCCATGGCACGTCCCTTGCGACAAGAGGGGCTCCTGAAATTATATTGCAAGACAAACCGGCAGAAATCCAATATCTGATCGCCTGCCGTTCCGGTCAGTGCGTGAGGGAGACAAAGATGAGCGCAACCCCCGATCACAAGGGTCGCCTGAATCCCGGCGACATTGCGGCGATGAAGGGCAGGGCGCCCATCGTCTGCCTGACCGCCTATACCACCCCGATGGCGCGACTGGTCGATGCGCATTGCGACGTGGCGCTGGTGGGCGACAGCCTGGGAATGGTGTTGCACGGGATGCCCTCGACTCTTGGCGTAACGATGGAGATGATGATTCTGCACGGTCAGGCGGTGGCGCGCGGGTTGACGCGGGCCTGCATGGTGGTGGACATGCCCTTCGGCAGCTACGAAGAGGGGCGCGAACAAGCGTTTCGCAATGCCGCCCGGCTGATGGCGCAGACCGGCTGCCAGGCCGTCAAGCTGGAAGGCGGCCGGCACATGGCCGATACCGTGGCGTTTCTGGTGGCGCGTGGCATCCCGGTGATGGGTCATGTCGGTCTGACGCCGCAATCGGTGAACACCTTGGGGGGCTACAAGGTGCAGGGCCGTGGCGAGGACGCCGCGCGGGTGGCAGAGGATGCCCAGGCCTTGGCCGAGGCGGGTGCCTTTGCCGTGGTGCTGGAAAAGCTGCCAGCGGCCCTGGGCCAACGCATCAGCCGCGACATTGACGTGCCCACCATCGGCATCGGCGCCGGGGTGGATTGCGACGGCCAGGTTCTGGTCGTCGACGACATGCTGGGGCTGTTTTCCGATTTCCGGCCAAAGTTCGTGCGTCGCTATGCCGAGATGGGCCGCGATGCCCAGCAGGCCATCGCCGATTATGCCGCCGACGTGCGCGCCCGCCGCTTTCCCGCGCCCGAACACAGCTTTGCCGAAAGCCAGCCGGCATGACGACACCCATCATCCGCAGCACCGCGCAACTGCGCGCCCTGGTGCGCGACTGGAAATCCGCCGGCCAGACGATCGCGGTCGTGCCGACCATGGGGGCCCTGCACGAAGGTCACCTCAGCCTGGTGCGGGCGGCCCGTCAGGATTGCGACCGGGTCATCGTCACCCTGTTCGTGAACCCGCGCCAGTTCAACAGCCCCGAGGATTACGCCAAATATCCCCGCACCGAACAGGCAGATGCCGCGCTGCTGGGACCGCTGGCGGTCGATGCGCTGTTCGTGCCGGATGGCGACGGCATCTATCCGCCGGGCCATGCCTCCACCGTCAGCGTGACGGGGGTGACCGAACCGCTGGAAGGCGCCCACCGGCCCGGGCATTTCGACGGCGTCGCTACCGTTGTCACCATCCTGTTCAACCTGACCCAGGCCGACCGGGCCTATTTCGGCGAAAAGGACTGGCAGCAGCTGCAACTTGTGCGGCGGCTGGTCAGCGACCTGCACCTGCCGTTGCAGGTGGTGCCCTGCGCCTGCGTGCGCGACGCGGACGGTCTGGCGCTGTCATCGCGCAACCAGCGGCTGTCCGCACAGGGGCGGGCGCTGGCAGCGGCCCTGCCGCAGGCGCTGTTTCGCGCCGCGGATGAAATTGCGGCGGGCGCTGCGGTCGATCAGGCACTGGATGCGGCCCGCGCCCGGATCACCGCTGCCGGCTTGGGGCCGGTCGAGTATCTGGAACTGCGCGATGCCGAAAGCCTGGGTCCGCCGGTGGCAGGCCAGCCGCGCCGTCTGCTGGTCGCGGTCTGGCTGGAGGGCGTGCGTCTGATCGATAATGTTGCGGTCCCGGCGCCGGGTTAGCGGATCGCCTGCGGCGCCGGGTGCAGGATCAGTTCGGCCCGAAATCCCGGATGGGTATTCTGCAACCGCAGTTCACCCTGTGCCGCATCGACGATATCGGCCACCATCGCCAGGCCCAGGCCCTGGCCGTCCCCTTGCGGGTCCAGCGACAGGCCGCGTCGGGTCAGGCGCTGCAAATCGGCCTCGGCCGTGCCGGGGCCGTCATCGGCAATGGCGATGCGGATACGCCCATCCGGCGCGTCCACCGTGACAGTCACGCGGCTGCGGGCGTGGCGCATCGCATTTTCCAGCAGCGCCCCCAACGCTTCGGTCAGATCGCCCGCATCGATGCGCGCGCGCAGCCCCGGCGAGGACTCGACCACCTGCCAGTCGATGGCCGCGCCCTGCGGCGTGCGTTGCAGAACCGCGATCAGCCGCTGCGCCACCGCATGCGGCGGCGCCGAAGGTGCTTGCGGGCCGGTTTGCAGCCGCGCCCGCGCCAGTTCCCGATCGACATGCCGACGCATGACGGCCACGGTATGCTCGACACTTTCGGCCATGTCGGTCTGCCCGCGATCGCGCAGCTGTGCGGCATCGCCCAGCAATGCCTGCAACGGCGTCTTGAAACCATGTGCCAGATTGGCGGCGCGGTCCCGCGCCCGGGTCAATTGCTGATCGCGCGCATCAAGCAGGGAATCGATCTGGCGCGCCAGGGGCACCACCTCTTGCGGCAGGTCCTGGCCCATGCGCGGCCGGGCGCCCCGGCCCAGATCCGAGACCCGCGCACCCACCTGGGCCAGCGGCCGCAAGCCAACCGTAATCTGCGCCCAGCTGGCCAGCAGCATCAATCCGCCCAGCAAGGCCAGATACGGCCACAGATCGCTCAGGAAACGTTCGCGTGCCTGACGCAACTGCTGACGGTCGGTGGCAACCAGAATGCGCAGCGGCAGCGGCTGCTCGCCCTGGCCCAGCAGCAAGGCCTGGTCAAGAACCAGCAGCGCCTCGCCGCCCGGGCCCTGCATGGTCAAGGCTTGCGATTGCCCCGGCGGCGGCGGCGATTGCGCAGGTTGCAGCTCTGCATCCCACAGCGAGCGTGAACGCAGCGTCTGATCGCCCAGCGTCACCTGCCAGTAGCGCCCGGAATAGGGTTGTTCATAGACGGGATCGATCAGGGCATCGGCCAGAATCGGCGCATCCGGCCGGCTTTGCGCCACGCGGGCCGCCAGCGTCAGGGCGCGCGATTGCAGCTCGGCCAGGGCGACGCGCTCGACGTGGCGTTCGAACAGCATGGCCAGGCCAAGGCCCGCGCCTGCCAGCATGGTCACAATGGCCACCGCGGCGACCAGCACCATCCGCCAGCGCAGCGAGTGCCTCATGCCGGGTCCGCCGTGGCGCCGTCCTGCAGGTAATAGCCAAAGCCGCGCCGGGTGGCGATGATACCCGGACCAAGCTTGCGGCGCAGGCGCGTCATCAGCGCCTCGAGCGCATTGGTCTCGCGGGATTCGTCGTCGCCATACAGATGCTCCAGCAGTTCCGAAGGCGCCAGCACCCGGTCCTTGTTGACCAGCAGGCAGGCAACCAACCGAAATTCAAGCGGCGTCAGCGCGACCGGCACGCCTTCGATCGCCACCGTCATGCGGTTCAGATCGACCGTCAGCCGACCCAGGTGCTGCACCCCATTGCTGCGCCCCCCGGCACGGCGCACCAGCGCGCGGGCGCGTGCAACCAGTTCCTCCATGCGAAAGGGCTTGGGCAGGTAGTCGTCGGCGCCGGCCTCGATCCCCTCGACGCGTTCGGTCCAGCCGCCGCGGGCGCTGAGGATCAGCACCGGTGCATCGCAGCCTTCGGCACGCCAGCGTTTCAGCACCGTCAGCCCATCCAGCCGCGGCAGGTTCAGGTCCAGCACGATCAGGTCATAATTTTCGGTGCCGCCGCGAAACCAGGCGGTTTCGCCATCCGCGGCGCGTTCGACCCGAAACCCCGCGGCGACAAGCGCGCGGTCCAGATCGGCGCCGATACGCGGGTCATCCTCAACCAGCAGGACGCGCATCAGCCATCGTCGCCCGAATCGTCGTCATCGCCCCCGCCATCATCGTCATCGTCATCGTCATCGTCGTCATCATCGCCATCCCTGCCGCTGCCGCGACCGCCGTCGTCGCGACCGCCACG contains the following coding sequences:
- a CDS encoding sensor histidine kinase, producing MRHSLRWRMVLVAAVAIVTMLAGAGLGLAMLFERHVERVALAELQSRALTLAARVAQSRPDAPILADALIDPVYEQPYSGRYWQVTLGDQTLRSRSLWDAELQPAQSPPPPGQSQALTMQGPGGEALLVLDQALLLGQGEQPLPLRILVATDRQQLRQARERFLSDLWPYLALLGGLMLLASWAQITVGLRPLAQVGARVSDLGRGARPRMGQDLPQEVVPLARQIDSLLDARDQQLTRARDRAANLAHGFKTPLQALLGDAAQLRDRGQTDMAESVEHTVAVMRRHVDRELARARLQTGPQAPSAPPHAVAQRLIAVLQRTPQGAAIDWQVVESSPGLRARIDAGDLTEALGALLENAMRHARSRVTVTVDAPDGRIRIAIADDGPGTAEADLQRLTRRGLSLDPQGDGQGLGLAMVADIVDAAQGELRLQNTHPGFRAELILHPAPQAIR
- a CDS encoding lysine-2,3-aminomutase-like protein, whose protein sequence is MAARAVDKADLARPEARLNRPALTTVPDLIAAGLAPADKRQALEQVASEFRIRITATMRGAIQTAGDGIAAQFVPDPRELDIRPEELADPIGDLPHSPVPGLTHRYPDRVILHMTRNCEVYCRFCFRREVVGDEGTLPPEQLSAALDYIARTPAIHEVILTGGDPMVLSARRITALMARLQDITHLDLVRFHTRVPVVAPHRIDSAMLAALRPGRLAVWVVLHTNHPQELTADACAALARLADAGIPLLSQTVLLRGVNADAATLESLFRALIRNRVKPYYLHHCDLARGTGHFRTTIAEGQAIMAALRGRMSGTCLPSYVLDLPGGHGKVPLGPDYLTPDGPGRYLIRDWRGQVHGYADPVPEGFAP
- the panB gene encoding 3-methyl-2-oxobutanoate hydroxymethyltransferase; its protein translation is MSATPDHKGRLNPGDIAAMKGRAPIVCLTAYTTPMARLVDAHCDVALVGDSLGMVLHGMPSTLGVTMEMMILHGQAVARGLTRACMVVDMPFGSYEEGREQAFRNAARLMAQTGCQAVKLEGGRHMADTVAFLVARGIPVMGHVGLTPQSVNTLGGYKVQGRGEDAARVAEDAQALAEAGAFAVVLEKLPAALGQRISRDIDVPTIGIGAGVDCDGQVLVVDDMLGLFSDFRPKFVRRYAEMGRDAQQAIADYAADVRARRFPAPEHSFAESQPA
- a CDS encoding response regulator transcription factor, encoding MRVLLVEDDPRIGADLDRALVAAGFRVERAADGETAWFRGGTENYDLIVLDLNLPRLDGLTVLKRWRAEGCDAPVLILSARGGWTERVEGIEAGADDYLPKPFRMEELVARARALVRRAGGRSNGVQHLGRLTVDLNRMTVAIEGVPVALTPLEFRLVACLLVNKDRVLAPSELLEHLYGDDESRETNALEALMTRLRRKLGPGIIATRRGFGYYLQDGATADPA
- the panC gene encoding pantoate--beta-alanine ligase codes for the protein MTTPIIRSTAQLRALVRDWKSAGQTIAVVPTMGALHEGHLSLVRAARQDCDRVIVTLFVNPRQFNSPEDYAKYPRTEQADAALLGPLAVDALFVPDGDGIYPPGHASTVSVTGVTEPLEGAHRPGHFDGVATVVTILFNLTQADRAYFGEKDWQQLQLVRRLVSDLHLPLQVVPCACVRDADGLALSSRNQRLSAQGRALAAALPQALFRAADEIAAGAAVDQALDAARARITAAGLGPVEYLELRDAESLGPPVAGQPRRLLVAVWLEGVRLIDNVAVPAPG
- a CDS encoding SRPBCC family protein; the encoded protein is MEPAAPAHVLTFERVLRVSPDLLWRCWTEPALMMHWFCPPPWRLTDVRLELRPGGEFYTVMTGPDGQEHASTGVVLAVEPQRQLVFTDALQPGWVPSGRAFMVAHIGLSPEGVGTTRYVARAMHWDRQTLLEHEAMGFHDGWGKAAEQLEQLARCL